From a region of the Zingiber officinale cultivar Zhangliang chromosome 4B, Zo_v1.1, whole genome shotgun sequence genome:
- the LOC121977094 gene encoding putative ABC transporter C family member 15, protein MSSSDSSPELERPLLANEAEYDGFSGAGIWSRLTFGWLSPLFEKGRAERLELSHVPSVPRSESAKASFCLLQESLRKRKAESSSFQRAIVHSVRRCLALNAIFAGLNTLSSYLGPFLISGLVDFISDRDSGGVRRRRGYILACLFFAAKTVESLTQRQWYFGARQIGVRVRAALMVAIYNKSLLIKYSGTSTGKIINFLDVDVERVADFFWHIHGIWLLPVQVSLALLILYVNLGFAAAFSALVATIVVMASNTPLANLQERLHSKIMEAKDSRIKATAETLKCMRILKLHSWETAFLDKLLLLREEERSWLKRYLYTCSAIAFLFWASPTLVSVVAFGVCILVGTPLTAGAALSALATFRILQEPIYNLPELVAMITQTKVSVNRIQDFLKEEEQTQFWPSKNTEASSHVALEIEPGEYNWEANSNSNSKKPTLKIDKRIQAMRGEKVAVCGTVGSGKSSFLCSIIGEIPRVTGGRITVFGTRAYVPQSAWIQSGTVQENVLFGKEMDRRWYQQVLESCALNMDIGTWADGDSTLVGERGINLSGGQKQRIQLARAVYNNSDVYLLDDPFSAVDAHTGTHLFKECLMRLLSSKTVIYVTHQLEFLAAADLILVLRDGKVVQSGKYQELMEETDGELVQQMAAHNESLSQVRPSDENGLSVSVSHKLKKKKKKQQQQLREVKHYADSGISELIERSQEEEREFGRVKWHVYRTFVTSAYRGALVPLLLLCQVLFQALQMGSNYWIAWATEKDGRVSRETMLGGFVILSAGSSVFVLGRAVLLATIAIETAQRLFLGMITNIVRAPMSFFDATPSSRILNRSSTDQSTVDTDIPYRLAGLVFALVQLLCIIVLMSQVAWPVFILFVIAVAVSIWYQNYYISSARELARMVGIRKAPILHHFSESLSGAATIRCFNQEGRFSKKNLALIDDYSRITFHNYGTMEWLSVRVNFLFNLVFFAVITILVSMPRDSIDPSLAGLAATYGLNLNVLQAWVIWNLCNVENKMISVERILQFSAVPSEAPLVIEHSRPEQDWPTSGTIELDGLHVRYNAGLPMVLKGISCTFPGGKRIGVVGRTGSGKSTLIQALFRVVEPSLGRIVIDGVDISRIGLQDLRSRLSIIPQEPTLFHGTVRTNLDPLRRHLDLEIWEALHKCRLGEVVKQDQRLLEAPVAEDGENWSVGQRQMACLARVLLDRRRILVLDEATASVDTATDKFIQKTLREETGDCTVITVAHRIPTVIDSDLVLVLDEGKVFEFSSPRDLLKDDSSAFSKLVMEFLGRSKSGNHDFDLE, encoded by the exons ATGAGTTCCTCGGATTCCAGTCCGGAACTGGAGCGACCGTTGCTTGCGAATGAGGCGGAGTACGATGGCTTCTCCGGCGCCGGGATTTGGAGCCGCCTCACCTTCGGATGGCTGAGTCCTCTCTTCGAAAAGGGGCGAGCCGAAAGGCTCGAGCTTTCGCACGTCCCGAGCGTTCCTCGATCGGAATCGGCCAAAGCTTCCTTCTGCCTTCTGCAGGAATCCCTGCGCAAGCGCAAGGCCGAATCGTCGTCGTTCCAGAGAGCGATCGTTCACTCTGTTCGGAGGTGCTTGGCGCTGAATGCGATCTTCGCCG GGCTCAACACGCTCTCTTCCTACCTCGGCCCTTTCCTCATCTCCGGCCTGGTGGACTTCATCTCCGACAGAGATTCCGGCGGCGTGCGCCGCCGCAGAGGATACATCCTCGCTTGCCTCTTTTTCGCCGCCAAGACGGTGGAATCCCTGACTCAGCGGCAGTGGTACTTCGGCGCCCGGCAAATCGGCGTCCGAGTCCGAGCAGCCCTGATGGTGGCGATCTACAACAAGTCTCTTCTGATCAAGTACTCCGGAACAAGCACCGGAAAGATCATAAACTTCCTCGACGTCGACGTCGAACGAGTCGCCGACTTCTTCTGGCACATCCACGGCATTTGGTTGCTTCCCGTCCAGGTCTCTCTGGCGCTGCTCATCCTCTACGTGAACCTCGGCTTCGCGGCGGCCTTCTCTGCGCTCGTCGCGACCATCGTGGTCATGGCGAGCAACACGCCGCTGGCCAATTTACAGGAGCGACTGCACTCCAAAATCATGGAAGCGAAGGACTCGAGGATCAAGGCCACAGCCGAGACGCTAAAATGCATGAGGATCTTGAAGCTCCATTCATGGGAAACAGCTTTCCTGGACAAGCTGCTCCTGCtcagagaggaggagaggagctgGCTCAAGAGGTATCTCTACACATGCTCTGCGATCGCCTTCCTGTTCTGGGCCTCTCCGACTCTCGTCTCCGTCGTCGCCTTCGGCGTATGCATCCTGGTCGGCACCCCGCTGACCGCCGGCGCGGCCCTCTCGGCCTTAGCCACGTTCCGAATCCTGCAAGAGCCCATCTACAACCTCCCGGAGCTCGTCGCCATGATCACGCAGACGAAAGTCTCCGTCAACAGGATCCAGGACTTCTTAAAGGAAGAGGAACAGACGCAATTCTGGCCAAGCAAGAACACCGAAGCATCGAGCCACGTCGCTTTGGAAATCGAACCCGGCGAATACAACTGGGAAGCGAACTCGAACTCGAACTCGAAGAAGCCCACCCTCAAAATCGACAAGAGGATTCAGGCAATGAGAGGCGAGAAGGTCGCGGTGTGCGGCACGGTTGGCTCCGGCAAGTCAAGCTTCCTCTGCAGTATCATCGGAGAGATTCCGAGAGTCACCGGCGGAAGAATCACCGTCTTCGGCACGCGGGCCTACGTCCCCCAAAGTGCTTGGATTCAGTCCGGCACCGTTCAAGAAAATGTGCTCTTCGGGAAGGAGATGGACAGGAGATGGTACCAACAAGTGTTGGAGTCCTGTGCCCTGAACATGGACATCGGAACCTGGGCCGACGGCGACTCCACCCTCGTAGGAGAAAGGGGCATTAACTTGAGCGGAGGCCAAAAGCAAAGGATCCAACTGGccagagccgtctacaacaattCAGACGTCTATTTGCTGGATGATCCCTTCAGCGCGGTCGACGCACACACAGGGACACACCTCTTCAAG GAATGCTTGATGAGGCTGCTCTCCAGCAAGACTGTCATTTACGTCACGCATCAGCTGGAGTTTTTAGCCGCGGCAGATCTTATTCTG GTACTGAGAGATGGAAAGGTGGTGCAATCTGGAAAGTACCAAGAGCTGATGGAGGAGACCGACGGGGAGCTTGTGCAGCAAATGGCCGCACACAACGAGTCACTGAGCCAAGTCCGTCCGTCCGACGAGAATGGTTTATCGGTAAGCGTGAGCCATaaactgaagaagaagaagaagaagcagcagcagcagctcaGAGAAGTGAAACATTACGCCGACAGTGGAATTTCCGAACTCATCGAGAGATCGCAGGAAGAGGAAAGGGAGTTTGGGAGGGTGAAGTGGCACGTCTATCGCACCTTCGTGACTTCGGCTTACAGAGGAGCTCTTGTTCCTCTGCTGCTGCTCTGCCAGGTCCTCTTCCAGGCTCTTCAGATGGGCAGCAACTACTGGATCGCCTGGGCGACCGAAAAGGACGGCCGAGTTAGCAGAGAAACGATGCTGGGGGGCTTCGTCATCCTCTCTGCCGGCAGCTCGGTGTTCGTATTAGGAAGGGCGGTTCTGCTCGCCACCATCGCCATTGAAACGGCTCAACGCCTGTTTCTTGGAATGATCACCAACATCGTGAGAGCACCCATGTCCTTCTTCGACGCAACGCCTTCGAGTCGAATTCTTAACAGG TCTTCCACAGATCAGAGCACCGTCGACACCGATATTCCTTACAGACTCGCAGGACTGGTCTTTGCTCTGGTTCAGCTGCTGTGCATCATCGTGTTAATGTCCCAAGTGGCCTGGCCGGTGTTCATCCTCTTCGTCATCGCCGTAGCAGTCTCCATCTGGTATCAG AACTACTACATCAGCTCTGCTAGAGAGCTAGCTCGAATGGTAGGAATCCGGAAAGCTCCCATCCTCCACCATTTCTCCGAGTCTCTTTCGGGTGCCGCCACGATCCGTTGCTTCAATCAGGAAGGACGCTTCTCGAAGAAGAACCTGGCCTTGATCGATGACTACTCGCGAATCACGTTTCACAACTATGGAACCATGGAATGGCTCTCGGTGAGGGTGAACTTCCTGTTCAACCTCGTGTTCTTCGCAGTGATAACCATCCTGGTCTCCATGCCCCGAGACTCCATTGATCCAA GCTTGGCAGGGCTCGCTGCAACGTACGGTTTGAATCTAAACGTGCTGCAGGCTTGGGTCATCTGGAACCTCTGCAACGTCGAGAACAAGATGATCTCGGTGGAGAGGATACTGCAGTTCTCGGCGGTGCCTAGCGAGGCACCTCTCGTAATCGAGCATTCGAGACCAGAGCAGGATTGGCCGACGTCTGGAACCATCGAGCTCGACGGCCTCCACGTTCGTTACAACGCCGGTCTTCCGATGGTCCTGAAGGGGATCAGCTGCACCTTCCCCGGAGGGAAAAGAATTGGAGTGGTAGGCAGGACGGGAAGTGGCAAGTCGACGCTCATCCAAGCTCTGTTCCGAGTGGTAGAGCCATCGTTAGGAAGGATCGTGATCGATGGCGTCGACATCAGTCGAATTGGTCTACAGGACTTGAGGTCGAGGCTGAGCATCATACCCCAGGAGCCAACTCTTTTCCATGGAACTGTGAGGACGAACTTGGATCCCCTGCGGCGACATCTGGACTTGGAAATCTGGGAG GCACTCCACAAATGTCGGCTCGGAGAGGTAGTGAAGCAAGATCAGAGACTGCTCGAGGCGCCAG TGGCGGAAGACGGCGAGAACTGGAGCGTCGGCCAGCGGCAGATGGCTTGCCTCGCCAGGGTGCTGCTGGACCGGAGGAGGATCCTCGTCTTGGACGAGGCCACAGCTTCGGTGGACACGGCGACCGACAAGTTCATTCAGAAGACTCTCAGGGAAGAGACCGGCGACTGCACGGTGATCACGGTGGCGCATCGAATTCCGACCGTGATCGACAGCGACCTTGTTCTGGTGCTCGACGAAG GGAAGGTGTTCGAGTTCAGTTCGCCGAGAGACCTCCTGAAGGATGATTCGTCGGCGTTTTCCAAATTGGTGATGGAGTTCCTGGGAAGATCCAAGAGCGGTAACCATGACTTCGATCTTGAATGA
- the LOC121977093 gene encoding biotin carboxyl carrier protein of acetyl-CoA carboxylase 1, chloroplastic-like — protein sequence MVASASPAAAATAAGVSAAAVAASSASHRRPASVSFPLPSKLKKPLLFSAKGLGFRRDNAVAVKAQLNDDVGGSANNSASSGTKADSSALKGKNVRNENVSPPSAPLTEEAIAEFMTQVASLVELVDSRDIVELQLKQNDCEVIIRKKEALPQPPPPQVVMMQPPASPLPVSQAIPQPSPAPALPSPASPAPPAPAPAPASTPKALKTSHPPLKSPMSGTLYRSPGPGLPPFVKPGDKVSKGQVLCIIEAMKLMNEIESDQAGTVVEILIEDGKPVGVGQPIFVIEP from the exons ATGGTGGCCTCCGCCTCCCCCGCCGCCGCTGCTACCGCCGCCGGTGTGTCAGCCGCCGCCGTTGCCGCTTCTTCCGCCTCGCACCGACGCCCTGCTTCGGTCTCCTTTCCTCTCCCTTCGAAGCTCAAGAAGCCTCTCCTTTTCTCCGCCAAG GGATTGGGGTTCCGCCGAGATAATGCTGTCGCTGTGAAGGCTCAATTGAATGAC GATGTTGGTGGATCCGCCAATAATTCTGCATCTTCTGGGACTAAGGCGGATAGTTCAGCACTCAAAGGGAAGAATGTGAGAAATGAAAATGTTTCGCCACCTTCAGCTCCATTAACGGAGGAGGCAATTGCTGAGTTTATGACTCAAGTTGCAAGCCTAGTAGA GCTTGTTGATTCAAGAGATATTGTTGAACTGCAGCTGAAACAAAATGATTGTGAAGTTATCATTCGCAAAAAGGAGGCTTTACCTCAGCCTCCACCACCCCAAGTTGTTATGATGCAACCCCCTGCATCTCCGTTACCAGTTTCACAAGCAATTCCGCAACCATCTCCTGCCCCCGCCCTTCCTTCTCCTGCATCGCCAGCGCCTCCTGCTCCTGCCCCTGCCCCTGCATCTACTCCTAAGGCTTTAAAGACATCACATCCTCCTCTTAAGAGTcctatgtcagggacactttacagAAGCCCTGGTCCAGGCTTGCCCCCTTTTGTTAAG CCTGGCGACAAAGTCAGCAAGGGACAAGTACTCTGCATTATTGAAGCTATGAAGCTGATGAATGAAATTGAA TCTGATCAGGCCGGAACTGTTGTGGAGATACTGATCGAAGATGGCAAACCTGTAGGTGTAGGACAG CCAATTTTTGTCATCGAACCTTGA